Within Citrus sinensis cultivar Valencia sweet orange chromosome 1, DVS_A1.0, whole genome shotgun sequence, the genomic segment CTCTCTTTCTTTATCAGTGTCAATacattctttttctctttaacttcattaattacttgtttttatttttatttttaattgtaattcgTTTTGCAGAAGGTGAAAAGCAATGGCCTTAACAAGTCTTCAAAGCACACAAAAAACCCAGAATCGGAAACCCATAACTCGATATTGGGTAACTATAATCCTGCTTGCTTAGTCACTTTTGATGCTTTCACAGGtgaaagagaaacaaaatcCTTTTGCAGTTATAATATTAGCTTTCAAGTGCAAAAGTTCAGCTATTGAGTGGTCTTCTTGTGCCCCATATACTgcttgattattattttggagTTCGAACTTTGAACACACTTTCTTGTTTTGGGAAAGTAGGATAAGTATTTTCTGTTATATTCTCGTATTCTCTGTTTCTACGCTGGTGAGCTTTGTTATGGATTTGGCATGATTCTTTAGCATTTTGGAGGgaattttttctgtttctaTGGGCTGAAACTAATGTGCCTTTTCTCTGCAATATTTGGGACTGTTGAAAGAGAATTGCTTTCAATAGGTTGATCGAAGTACAATGCttcaatttgtttgttttgtgttAGCTCTTTAGCATACTAGCATTGTCTGATTTTGAGTGGGATGTTTCTTCCATACAGGAAAGCGAAAAGAGAGGCTTGAGGCAGAGTCTGATGGTTCTAAACCTAGTCCTTTGACAccaataaatgatgatttcaGGTACTTCTTTCAAGTCTATATTTTCATTCGCTATTTGGTGGCATTTGTGGTTGTCAGGGACTTGATATTTTTCATCACTTGTCTCCTACTGTAGGGAgcataataatcaaattgtacATATGAAAAGGAAAGACCTAACACTATCAAGTTAGCATTTTTCATCATTTGGGTAGCAggaaaaattagattttaggtattaaaaaaatgttatatttgAAGCTTTACTTGAGCTTTAATGTGATAATGTTGCAAATTGTAGTCTTTTCATTCTTTTgttcattataaattttcagcTACCAAATGGTGCTTCAGAATTCTGCAAATCAACCTGTTAGATTATGAAGTAAATAATTTGGAtttagattttctttttccacaaTATAGCAAACTTCCTGGTTTAAAAGTTCTAAAGGGGTTCCATAAACAAAGTCTTCCTCCTTTTAGGAACCCACAGTGATAAGTGATgaacaaattataaagaatattatttgttCATAATCTATCTTAGGtgtgatggtgctagttgagtcagaaaaatttgaacattttgaattgaaataatttttttttttcaaaaaggaaaagaaaaggaactTTAGATACAAGGCCTCCATCTTGGTTTATGTGGTTTTGCTAGGATAAAACAGGATTTTACCTATCCtataaactaaaacaaaaaaaaaaaaacctaccTTAATATATTATGTAGTTGTCTGCAGAGCTATAGAGATAAACCATGGAGTTAAGAGATCAGCAACAATTGTCAGatctaataaatttcatattacTTCGTGGTGTGTTTAGTATGGTCATTTTCTTGTGTTATTGGCACAACAGCAGAGCTTCATCTCGCAGCCTCGTAGTTCATAACACTTTGTTATGGTTGtccattttctattttttttaccttttatcTGAATGCAGCAAAGCCTAACAAATTATTGATTTGACAGTTTGACAGATGTGGTAGCTATGGATTGTGAGATGGTTGGCATCAGTCAGGGAAATAAAAGTGCTCTTGGAAGAGTTTCACTGGTATTTACCTATTCCTGcactaaaattcttaattgttTACCTATGCACTGTGAAATGGTTGTCCTTCTGATACTATAGAGATCTTTTGGCGTTGACTTTTGGCATTCAATGGTTGGATGATTTCATGTTAAGGAGAACTATGGCGTCTTCTTATAAAAGGATCTTTTAATGTAGCAACTTTTGGTATGCGGCAGCTAGCTGGTTTTCAGGTCTAGGTTGATTTTCAAGTGAGCAGATCTTTCTCTAGTTCCCTCTATGATGCAGTTTTTATGAGATTTATGTGTTCAAGAATCAAGTAGACATAAAGAGTTCTCTATATTGTGCAACGGAGATTTCATCCATGATTTAtaaaacttcaaattttttgactGCAAgtttacatttatatatatttctctttGGAGGTCATTGATCACTCAAGTATTAAATTATGACAGGTAAATATGTGGGGAAATCTGATATATGATGAGTTTGTGCGCCCACTGGAACGTGTTGTTGACTTCCGTACAAGAATAAGCGGTATTCGACCCAGAGACCTGAGGAAAGGTCAACATTATCTTTGCTTATGCTTTTTCTTGAACTTCTATACATTTGAGTGCACTGCATGTGCTGTGGGCCATTTTCAGGTTCCGAACTAGTAGTTCACAATCACAGAAGGCATATTTGTTTTGTGTTAGCCTCCACTTTTTGATGGCATATTTATTGCTGAAATATtctgaaaaattgaaattcttgTTGTCATTAGACAGTATGAGTTAGTGTCTTAAATGCTAATTTTGAAGCTATCATATTTGAAAGTGCATTGACAgtcttagaaaattttttgcATGCTTTAATGTGTCTGCAGCAAAAGATTTCCCAACAGTTCAGAAGAAAGTGGCAGAGTTGATTGAAGGAAGGATTCTTGTTGGCCATGCCTTGCACAATGATCTTAAGGTTTTGCTTatcaagtttttctttttgttggttGTTTGGAGCATAAACACAAGGTTTTTAAGCAAGTTGTCTTCTTGACAGGCATTACTTCTAACACATTCAAAGAAGGACTTGCGAGATACCTCAGAGTATCAACCATTCTTAAAGTAGCGGTTACCCTTCTAGCTGAATTTGGGACTAAATTTTGcagtttcattaattttattattcatactTATGATGTGTCCAACTAACTATACTGGTGAAAAGCAGGAATGGCCGTAGTAAGGCGCTTCGGCATCTTGCAGCAGAAATTCTTGCTGTTGAGATCCAGAATGGGGAGCACTGTCCTGTgagttattttttactttattggtGGATTGTTTCTGTGAgttgttttactttattgcTGGATTATTTCTGTGACGTTCATTTCAGATTCATAGCATAGTCTTTACTGACATACAATAACTAGAGACAGATAGTTATGGGGGTAAGGCTATTGGTCATGACTCGGAGTCTAGACATTGATAACTGACAGGCTTCCGTTGTAGTTGATGGTGTTAtctcaaatttataaaagctACATTTTCTGGAAAATACTATGTCTGGCATTTTAACCATTATGATAGGAGTTGCTGTGCCATTTTCTTGATGATTGAGATGCTACGGGAGCTCTCACGTCATCTCGACTGATGATAATATGTTAAAACTCAATAGTCActgaaaatttgagaaaatgttAAGGATAGGGTCTCCTGCTCTCCCTCTTATCTTgtttctaattttgattttggagtATTTTTTACTGCAACTTCAATTCACTTCCCCCAGAAACTCCTATATTATCTCTGTTTGTCTGTTAGTTTTATTTCATCTCTCAATTCTTTTGTAGtctccttttttttggggggggggggggggggggaaggggggggggggggaaacaGAACATGGACTGTCTAaactcttatatatatatatatattttttttttgataagctcaactcttatattttattacagaTAGATGATGCTCGCGCTGCAATGCTGCTGTATatgaaaaacagaaaacaatGGGAGAAAAGTGTCAAGGATCAAACAAGGCTTGAACAGAAGCAGAAGAATCGAAagccaaaaaagaaaccaaaattgAAAGATGCTGCGATTGTCAAAGCTGCTGTAACCGCATCATAGCAACACTTTTGCTCGTATATCTGTTGAAGTTCTTTGGGAGCTACCATACAGGAAAAATCAGGCAAAATAACATACTACTCATTTGGAGAGTTGCTCTCGACGGTAAAATGAAGAAGCAGACAATCAACATATGGGTAATTGCTTTAGCCGGTGATCTCATGTTAAGATGATTCCTCCTTTCTCGTTGCAGAAAGGAACTGCATTACTGCATTTTGTCAGCCATCCGGCAAAAGTGCCTCCGGAAATTGGTATTGAATTGAACCATTCTTTTGGAAGGCATTGATAAACCCAAAAACAGGATTTgttcaatattttgaacatgcCCTTTTCTTGCTCTTGTATCCATGTATAATGGAGTTTGGCActaacaaaacttcaaaacttGAGAGTGATTTTAACGTGCACTAGTGCTACGAGATTtcacttattattattgatgtctctctgaattttttttttttttttttttagccaaACTATTAGCACGATTCCAAAATCCTCTTGAAATCgctttttcaattataatcCATCTAATGCCAAAAATACCTTTTTTTGCAAATAAacactttttttcatttataaatcttGCAATTTCTAATaactttctcattttttagtattaaaaattgtattcttttcttcaaactttcattattatttaattttaaaaaaaaatatcttaaaaaaataagaaaaaccttaaaaaataataaatattttatgggtttaatatgattttatcGTGCCTATAAACTTTGTGTGCAACAATTAGTTGagaatctttaaaaaattacttgtagtgagatgaattttttttaaatttattttctcactATGTTGTATCCTAATTTTGTTACTATGTATattacaagaatattattttgacTGAGATGATTACTTCTTAaatttggattattttaatgataataaaaaaaattatattgtgcaagtaaaataaaattgaagagagaaagaaaatataaatgggGTTAATCCTATTTATATTTGCTCTTAAATGTAATTGTAATATAACAAGAGTTTTATAAGATTAATGAAGGGGTACTAATAGTCcagatcttttttttttttttttatatgtttgttATACTTAATATCCTCATTAAATTTCTTGTCTTTTTGGACCCATTGAtagtttgagattttttttttgaaattcttcCACTTTTAttccttcttttccttttaattaacattattttgtttttattttttaaatattagggAGATACTAACCGGACCATAGTACAGttgaaaacattaattaaaaaaaattatgttactccattaaaaaaattaaggtatttattttgacattttaaattttagtttattaatttttagatgtcaaaattttgaataaatatgaatttgaaaaaataaaaagagattttaaCAGCATAGAAATTTATGGAAAATATCTGTTATCacaattttcaataaatttgaaagaagTTTCAAAATTGTTCAAATTCATCCAGACTTGAGGCTCCTATAGCGCAATCCACGTGCGGAGGAGATGCCACGTGTGGATCGGACCGTTCAAAATATAGTGAATATTAAGCGCGGCAAATCGCTTTTATGTAGCGGACGTTGCTCAATTTCCCAAAACCAAACGCATCCTTCTTCAATCACGAATTCTCTCTCGATCTTGATTCTTGAAGCCGTCGTGATTCAATTTGGTAAGCTTCTTCATattctcaaaagaaaaatctttacagaatcattttcctttttttagttattactcggtttgaaaaaatgattaatctttGCGACCTTCTGAGTTTTTTCAGggttttgcttttgctttttgaaaaaattaccaaaatctTGGTCCTTCcggtctctctctctctctctcttcatatCAACTGTTTGATTCAGGTATGGTTTCGATTATTTACATTGCTAATCCTGTTGTTATCAtcattgtttttcattttcttctgatTAATTGATGTCTAGGGTTTCAATTGTACtcgttatttatttatttattttttttgcggGATTTGTCTGTATGGATACGTTGAGTTggtataaattttgatttgatttggttCATGATTAGAAGTGAAATAAAAGTACAAGTGAAACACAATTAATTGCAAGGAAATAGGAATTGAAAGTGAAACAGCCCCCCCTTGAGAAATGTTTTACACGTTCTGATTTGTTTGCCATGTTCTTTTTGGTTGAGGAAGTagaagagagaagaagatAGGGAAGATTAGGaagtaaagaataaaaattacaaatgggAGATTCCGAGGGAGGCAATTTGTGTTTTATTCTACTTATATTTGCAAATTCAACTTACAGTTGCTAAATCTCATGCAATTTAGTGAAAAGTGAGAAATCATTTGTgttttcctttcctttcctACCTGTCAACCAAATGGATCAAAGGAAGGAGTTGGTCTCTTTCCTGTCTCCTTCCCCCTTTTCCTTTGCTTTTTCCATGGTGTTATATTtgaaagttttaattttagttgagCTTATCAAAACGAGTAAGAATGCTTGTTACTTGAGGAGACATTTTTTATTGAAGAATCCAGTCTAACTTTTATTTGCATgctaatatcatatttattattggtCAAAGCCTGGAGTgggtctttttattttgtcatccTGGTGCAATGCCCTCAAATGTGGCTTATTTTAGTACTTATTGTCATGATGAACTAATgaagttgaaatttttatgtgagacaggctTGAGTTGACAAATGGGGAAAGAGGAAGTCAAGGGCAAAGCCAGCCGCTAAGAAGCGAACAGATAAACTTGACACTGTTTTCAGTTGTCGATTCTGCAACCATGAATAAGTGTTGAATGTCGTATGTAAATTCCTTTGGTCTCCTCTCCTTTATCTTTGTATATGTGCTTGgatgaaacataaaaattcAGTTGAGATGGCATCGTCTAATGAACCTAAACAAATGGTGCTGTTACGTAACAACTTCACAGTTGTTGTAATGCATGCACATCATTTCCTTACTCAAACTGAGTGacaattacaaaactaacGTTAATGGTCGCTTACCCTTGTACTGTTGTTTACATTCACAATACGAAAGTGCTGATATATTTAAGTTTCGATTTCTTTGTACTGCCATGGATGTCtagaattatttgattaaaaattttgaaattgttatTGTGGCATGCTTTCCTTGATATCATGTGCCTCTTCCCAAAATGAACTAAATGAAGAACTGGTACAAGTTTTTTCATGATTTAGTTTGATCTTTAAACTAGTGAGGATGGTAAATTAGTTTACCTCCCATCCTTTGTTCCTCGCTTTAAGTGGTTTAAGTCTGGAACTAACAGGAGTGAAATATTTGGTTGTAGTGACATGAAGAACTTGATTGGTGAGCAATATGTGGGATTTGCGGGGAGAGTTTTAGTTCAACCATCACAGCTATGTGTTAGTTTGTTGTTTTGAATTGGTATTTTATGAACTATCGATTGTAGGGCTTCagcatttcaattttcagACTTTAAAGGTTTTTTCAGATTGCAATAATAGGAATTGCATTCTATATGAACATGTTTATCTATCTCTACATGACATTCTCAAGTTGTACATTTTCTTGGTGAAGTCTTTTATCATAATCAGAGTTGAACTACTGTTTTTCGTGTTGTGTTTTGCAGCTTTAACTGAAGCAATCAACTTGTAGTTATAAATGGATAGCCCCGAGTCCCCCATTAAATAgcttttttctaaatatatgagcgccccccccccccccccccaagtGTAATCTTCTGACTTCTGCATTTCAATTTGTccacaaaaaa encodes:
- the LOC102624058 gene encoding RNA exonuclease 4, with product MGSEETKKNPKTHLQLNPNWAQLQLKVKSNGLNKSSKHTKNPESETHNSILGKRKERLEAESDGSKPSPLTPINDDFSLTDVVAMDCEMVGISQGNKSALGRVSLVNMWGNLIYDEFVRPLERVVDFRTRISGIRPRDLRKAKDFPTVQKKVAELIEGRILVGHALHNDLKALLLTHSKKDLRDTSEYQPFLKNGRSKALRHLAAEILAVEIQNGEHCPIDDARAAMLLYMKNRKQWEKSVKDQTRLEQKQKNRKPKKKPKLKDAAIVKAAVTAS